In Alkalihalobacillus sp. TS-13, the following are encoded in one genomic region:
- a CDS encoding enoyl-CoA hydratase — protein MTTTSSSQPIRMEINDQVAHIELNRPDVLNAMNVELIEQLIETLDSITESNANIVLLSGAGPGFSSGGDITSMTEDISETRFNEIMNQVKEMILKLYTLPKIVISAVHGPAAGLGFSLALSSDYIVASEDSSFGLNFIKVGLVADGGCHYLLKNKLGDQKAKQAIWNGQTFNAEEAFQLGLIDKVVSDQPFSHAEEIAKQFLNQPIEALIETKLILNSLNLPELTNTMELENEAQGKMRKTSEHQRRIKAFLNRH, from the coding sequence ATGACCACTACAAGTTCTAGTCAACCGATTCGAATGGAAATCAACGATCAGGTCGCACATATTGAGTTGAACCGCCCGGACGTTTTGAACGCGATGAATGTTGAATTGATTGAGCAATTGATTGAAACGCTTGATTCCATTACTGAAAGCAATGCGAATATTGTCCTTTTGTCTGGCGCAGGGCCGGGGTTTTCTTCCGGAGGAGATATCACTTCGATGACTGAAGATATTTCGGAAACCCGTTTCAATGAAATCATGAATCAGGTAAAAGAAATGATTTTGAAGCTATATACGTTGCCTAAAATCGTCATCTCGGCTGTTCATGGTCCAGCAGCAGGCCTCGGGTTCAGTCTTGCCCTTTCGTCTGATTATATTGTCGCTTCAGAGGACTCGAGTTTTGGTTTGAATTTTATCAAAGTGGGACTTGTCGCTGATGGAGGATGTCATTATCTTTTAAAAAACAAGCTTGGTGACCAAAAGGCGAAGCAAGCGATATGGAACGGTCAGACGTTCAACGCAGAGGAAGCGTTTCAACTCGGGTTGATCGACAAAGTCGTCAGCGATCAACCATTTTCACATGCTGAAGAAATTGCAAAACAATTTTTGAACCAGCCGATTGAAGCATTGATCGAGACAAAATTGATCTTAAATTCACTGAATCTGCCGGAACTAACGAACACAATGGAATTGGAAAATGAGGCTCAAGGTAAAATGAGGAAGACATCGGAACATCAAAGGCGCATCAAGGCTTTTTTGAATCGCCATTAA
- a CDS encoding thiolase family protein — MNREVVIVEAVRTAVGKRKGAFRNTHPIHLAGAVLDEVTKRAKIEKHLIEDIVMGCVTPHSEQGFNIGRLAALDSGFPVEVPSVQINRMCGSGQQALHFAAQEILAGDMDITIAAGVENMTMVPILSDGNERTIPNSLKEKYNFVHQGVSAELIADKYDMTREELDRYAYESHRRALHAQKEGHFEREILTVNGEDPDGNPISVSMDEGPRKDTSLEALASLKPVFKPDGVVTAGNASQMSDGAAAVLLMEKKKAESMGLKPRARIVERVVVGSDPTLMLDGVIPATRKVLDRAGLSINDMDRVEINEAFAPVVLAWEKEIGGSLDRVNVNGGAIALGHPLGATGAKLITTLLHELERIDGKYGLLTICIGHGMATAAIIERL; from the coding sequence ATGAATAGAGAAGTTGTGATTGTGGAAGCAGTTCGTACTGCTGTCGGTAAACGGAAAGGAGCCTTCCGGAACACCCATCCTATTCATTTGGCTGGGGCGGTTTTGGATGAAGTGACGAAAAGAGCGAAAATCGAAAAGCATCTAATTGAAGATATTGTAATGGGATGCGTGACGCCACATTCTGAACAAGGTTTCAATATTGGCCGCCTCGCAGCGCTCGATTCCGGATTTCCTGTGGAAGTACCGTCAGTTCAAATCAACCGCATGTGCGGCTCTGGCCAGCAGGCTTTGCATTTTGCTGCTCAAGAAATTTTAGCTGGGGATATGGACATTACAATTGCCGCTGGTGTCGAGAATATGACGATGGTCCCCATCCTAAGTGATGGCAATGAACGGACAATCCCGAATTCATTGAAAGAAAAATATAATTTTGTTCACCAGGGGGTTTCCGCGGAATTGATCGCTGATAAATATGATATGACCAGAGAGGAACTAGACCGATACGCGTATGAAAGCCACAGAAGGGCCTTACATGCACAAAAGGAAGGACACTTTGAACGTGAAATCCTTACCGTCAATGGTGAAGATCCGGATGGAAATCCAATTTCAGTTTCTATGGATGAAGGACCGCGGAAGGATACGTCCCTTGAAGCTCTTGCAAGTCTTAAACCGGTCTTCAAGCCAGATGGTGTCGTCACTGCTGGGAATGCGAGCCAGATGAGTGATGGGGCTGCGGCTGTGCTTTTAATGGAAAAGAAGAAAGCCGAATCAATGGGGTTGAAACCGCGTGCAAGAATCGTCGAGCGTGTAGTTGTGGGTTCAGACCCGACTCTAATGTTGGATGGCGTTATTCCAGCGACCAGAAAGGTGTTGGATAGAGCCGGGCTTTCAATCAACGATATGGATCGTGTTGAAATCAATGAAGCTTTTGCCCCTGTTGTACTGGCATGGGAAAAAGAAATCGGTGGTTCGCTTGATCGAGTGAATGTAAATGGAGGCGCAATCGCATTAGGACATCCATTAGGTGCCACAGGAGCGAAGCTGATTACAACTTTGCTGCATGAACTCGAACGGATTGACGGGAAATATGGCTTATTAACCATCTGTATCGGACATGGTATGGCAACCGCTGCAATCATCGAGCGGTTATGA
- a CDS encoding 3-hydroxyacyl-CoA dehydrogenase family protein: MIKQVGVIGAGLMGNGIAQAMAMKGKRVIIQDITEEALNKGMDKIQKSLGRLQKAGHLSTQDVENTIANISTSLELHVACTESDLIIEAVPENLDLKKSVFKQLDEMAPEKAILATNTSELSVTAIASATKRPERVIGMHWFNPPPIMKLIEIVKGIDTLDETVKVIEQVSEEVGKETVLVKDAQGFVTTRALSAHMIECMRIYEEGIATIEDIDKAIRLGLNYPMGPLELADYVGLDTMMFVCEGMMDAYGDRFRPPQILRKLVEAGHYGVKTGRGFYKYDK, encoded by the coding sequence ATGATCAAACAAGTAGGGGTCATTGGTGCAGGGCTGATGGGAAATGGAATCGCCCAAGCCATGGCTATGAAAGGGAAAAGAGTCATCATACAGGACATTACCGAAGAGGCACTGAATAAAGGGATGGACAAAATCCAGAAAAGTCTTGGCCGATTGCAGAAAGCAGGTCATCTATCTACACAGGATGTCGAAAACACCATTGCGAACATTTCTACCTCTCTTGAGCTCCATGTCGCGTGTACGGAAAGCGATCTGATCATCGAAGCTGTGCCGGAAAATTTGGACTTGAAAAAAAGTGTCTTCAAACAACTTGACGAGATGGCTCCTGAAAAAGCGATCCTTGCGACCAATACATCAGAACTCAGCGTGACAGCGATTGCGTCTGCAACCAAGCGGCCTGAACGAGTGATCGGGATGCATTGGTTCAACCCGCCTCCGATTATGAAACTGATTGAAATTGTCAAAGGAATCGACACGTTAGACGAGACTGTCAAAGTGATCGAACAAGTTTCTGAAGAAGTTGGTAAAGAGACAGTACTCGTAAAAGATGCTCAAGGGTTTGTTACAACACGGGCACTGTCCGCGCATATGATCGAGTGTATGCGTATCTATGAGGAAGGTATTGCTACTATTGAAGACATCGATAAAGCGATCCGGCTCGGATTGAATTATCCAATGGGACCTTTGGAGCTTGCTGATTATGTCGGCTTGGATACGATGATGTTCGTATGTGAGGGCATGATGGATGCGTATGGGGATCGTTTCCGCCCGCCACAAATTTTAAGAAAGCTCGTTGAGGCAGGACATTACGGTGTCAAAACAGGACGTGGATTTTACAAGTACGATAAATAA